From the Deinococcus sonorensis KR-87 genome, the window CGGCGCTATACACAATCAACGCAGTATGATTTATGTCGAGAACTTAGTTGATCTGATTGCCACTACTTTAAAGCATCCTGCAGCAGTTGGACAGATTTTTTTTGCGTCTGACGGCCAAGATATCTCTACACCTACTCTAACGAGATACTTAGCCGAAGCCCAGGGTGTACGCCCTTGGCTGCCCGCTGTTCCTGTAACATTTTTGCGTCTGGCAGGCTTTTTGACAGGACGCTCAAATATCATAGATCGACTGACGGGAAATCTACAAGTGAACAGTGATAAAGCAAAACATCTGCTAGATTGGAACCCGCCTTACCCTGTATGGCATGCTCTGGCGCGCACAGGACGGCAGCTATCAAATCCACCCGCTCCAACAAGAATTGCAGAAAGATTATCGATGAATAGGCGTCAGCGACTATACATCAATGCGCGGTCGTTATGCGAACGGCTGTTAGCCCTAATTTGTCTGGTGGCTCTTTTCCCAGTTCTGTTAGTCATCGCCCTTTTAATAAAGCTTGATTCTAAAGGGCCAGTTCTATTCATACAAGAGCGCAACGGAAGATTTAATCGACCATTCCAGATCTATAAATTTCGCACGATGCACGTGGGTACACCTAGTATTTCGACTGAAGAAATGCAAAGGCGCGGTTTAAGTTCTATTACACGTCTGGGGTCGTTTCTAAGACGCACAAGCCTTGACGAACTTCCGCAGCTATTAAATATTCTGTACGGCGAAATGAGCTTTATTGGTCCTCGTCCAGCTCTATTGACACAAACACTCGTTATCAATCTACGTAAAGAGAGCGGAGTTGACCAGCTGCTGCCAGGTATCACAGGTTTTGCCCAAGTTACAGGAC encodes:
- a CDS encoding hybrid nucleoside-diphosphate sugar epimerase/sugar transferase encodes the protein MDTKRSSKIHTFRVRKPDMTGTVLIVGANGFVGSVLVRHLLSRRWQVRAGARRSEGIPEGAKFVRLPDLTQPVRDWSGLLEGIDYIVYLAARVHVMNDTHPDPAAAYRAINRDAAVSLAQAAARSGVKRFVYLSSVKVNGESSETPLTESMPTYPIDLYGISKLEAEKELMALGNQTTLEVVILRPPLIYGPGVKANFMALAKAARYGLPLPIGAIHNQRSMIYVENLVDLIATTLKHPAAVGQIFFASDGQDISTPTLTRYLAEAQGVRPWLPAVPVTFLRLAGFLTGRSNIIDRLTGNLQVNSDKAKHLLDWNPPYPVWHALARTGRQLSNPPAPTRIAERLSMNRRQRLYINARSLCERLLALICLVALFPVLLVIALLIKLDSKGPVLFIQERNGRFNRPFQIYKFRTMHVGTPSISTEEMQRRGLSSITRLGSFLRRTSLDELPQLLNILYGEMSFIGPRPALLTQTLVINLRKESGVDQLLPGITGFAQVTGRDNLSDVEKVERDSIYLKNFNPKMDLHILLMTLDSVSKGTGTK